Proteins encoded within one genomic window of Citrobacter amalonaticus Y19:
- a CDS encoding FAD-binding and (Fe-S)-binding domain-containing protein, whose product MIPQISQAPGVVQLVLNFLQELEQQGFTGDTATSYADRLTMSTDNSIYQLLPDAVVFPRSTADVALIARLAAQPRFTSLIFTPRGGGTGTNGQALNQGIIVDMSRYMSRIIEINPQEGWVRVEAGVIKDQLNQYLKPYGYFFAPELSTSNRATLGGMINTDASGQGSLVYGKTSDHVLGVRAVLLGGDILDTQPLPVELAQTLGQSNTAIGRIYRTVFERCRDKRQLIMDKFPKLNRFLTGYDLRHVFNDDMSEFDLTRILTGSEGTLAFITEARLDITPLPKVRRLVNVKYDSFDSALRNAPFMVDARALSVETVDSKVLNLAREDIVWHSVSELITDVPDKEMLGLNIVEFAGDDEAVIDGQVASLCERLDELIAREEAGVIGWQLCTELAGVERIYAMRKKAVGLLGNAKGAAKPIPFAEDTCVPPEHLADYIAEFRALLDGHGLSYGMFGHVDAGVLHVRPALDMCDPQQEVLMKQISDDVVALTAKYGGLLWGEHGKGFRAEYSPAFFGDELFAELRKVKAAFDPQNRLNPGKICPPEGIDAPMMKVDAVKRGTWDRQIPLAVRQTWRGALECNGNGLCFNFDAKSPMCPSMKISLNRIHSPKGRATLVREWLRLLADRGVDPVRLENALTSKRPSLRSLISRTRNTWHASKGEYDFSHEVKEAMSGCLACKACSTQCPIKIDVPEFRSRFLQLYHTRYLRPLRDHLVATVETYAPLMARAPKTFNFFINQPLVRKLSAKHIGMVDLPLLSTPSLQQQMVGHRSANMTLEQLEALTDEQKTSTVLVVQDPFTSYYDAQVVADFVRLVEKLGMQPVLLPFSPNGKAQHIKGFLTRFAKTAKKTSEFLNRVAKLGMPMVGVDPALVLCYRDEYRLALGEQRGDFHVQLANEWLATALASHEPRDVSGESWYFFGHCTEVTALPGAPAQWASIFARFGAKLENVSVGCCGMAGTYGHEAKNHASSLGIYELSWHQAMERLPRSRCLATGYSCRSQVKRVEGTGVRHPVQALLEIIG is encoded by the coding sequence ATGATTCCACAAATTTCTCAGGCACCCGGCGTCGTTCAGTTGGTGCTTAATTTTTTGCAAGAGCTGGAGCAACAAGGATTTACCGGCGATACGGCGACCAGTTATGCCGATCGTCTGACGATGTCGACCGATAACAGTATCTATCAACTTCTCCCCGATGCTGTGGTTTTTCCCCGCTCAACGGCCGATGTGGCGCTGATTGCCCGCCTGGCGGCGCAACCGCGCTTTACCTCGCTGATTTTCACCCCGCGCGGCGGGGGTACGGGGACCAACGGACAGGCGCTGAACCAGGGCATCATCGTCGATATGTCCCGCTATATGAGCCGCATCATTGAAATCAACCCGCAAGAGGGCTGGGTGCGGGTGGAAGCGGGGGTGATCAAGGATCAACTGAATCAGTATCTGAAGCCATATGGCTATTTTTTCGCCCCGGAATTGTCTACCAGTAACCGGGCAACGCTGGGCGGGATGATTAACACTGACGCCTCCGGGCAAGGGTCGCTGGTCTACGGGAAGACGTCCGATCACGTGCTGGGCGTACGGGCAGTACTGCTGGGCGGCGATATTCTCGATACGCAGCCGCTGCCGGTTGAACTGGCGCAGACGCTCGGTCAGAGCAATACCGCCATTGGCCGTATTTATCGCACCGTGTTTGAGCGCTGCCGCGATAAGCGTCAGTTGATCATGGATAAATTCCCCAAACTGAACCGCTTCCTGACGGGCTACGATTTGCGTCATGTCTTTAATGATGACATGAGCGAATTCGATCTGACCCGGATCCTCACCGGTTCGGAAGGGACGCTGGCGTTCATTACAGAAGCGCGACTGGACATTACGCCGCTGCCGAAAGTGCGTCGGCTGGTGAACGTGAAATACGACTCTTTTGACTCCGCGCTGCGCAATGCGCCGTTCATGGTGGACGCGCGTGCGCTGTCGGTGGAGACGGTTGACTCAAAAGTGCTGAACCTGGCGCGTGAAGATATCGTCTGGCATTCGGTGAGCGAACTGATTACCGACGTCCCGGATAAAGAGATGCTCGGCCTGAACATTGTCGAATTTGCCGGTGATGATGAAGCCGTTATCGACGGACAGGTCGCGTCCCTGTGCGAACGCCTGGATGAGCTGATTGCCCGTGAAGAGGCGGGCGTGATTGGCTGGCAGTTATGCACTGAACTGGCGGGCGTTGAGCGTATCTACGCGATGCGTAAAAAAGCGGTGGGGTTGCTGGGAAATGCAAAAGGGGCGGCAAAACCGATCCCGTTTGCCGAGGACACCTGCGTACCGCCGGAACATCTTGCCGACTATATCGCGGAATTCCGCGCACTGCTTGATGGTCACGGCCTGAGCTACGGCATGTTCGGCCACGTCGACGCCGGGGTGCTGCATGTGCGGCCTGCGCTGGATATGTGCGACCCGCAGCAGGAAGTGCTGATGAAGCAAATCTCCGACGACGTGGTGGCGCTGACGGCGAAATATGGCGGTCTGCTGTGGGGCGAACACGGCAAAGGCTTCCGTGCCGAGTACAGCCCGGCGTTTTTTGGCGATGAACTTTTCGCGGAACTGCGGAAGGTGAAAGCGGCGTTCGATCCGCAAAACCGACTGAATCCAGGGAAAATTTGTCCACCGGAAGGTATCGACGCACCGATGATGAAAGTCGATGCGGTTAAACGCGGCACCTGGGACCGGCAAATCCCGCTGGCCGTTCGCCAGACCTGGCGAGGCGCGCTGGAATGTAACGGCAACGGTCTGTGCTTTAACTTCGACGCGAAGAGCCCGATGTGTCCGTCGATGAAAATCAGCCTCAACCGCATCCACTCGCCGAAAGGGCGCGCAACGCTGGTGCGTGAATGGCTGCGTCTGCTGGCGGATCGCGGCGTCGACCCGGTACGACTGGAAAACGCGCTGACGAGCAAACGGCCCAGCCTGCGTTCCCTGATTTCGCGTACCCGCAACACCTGGCATGCCAGCAAAGGCGAGTATGATTTTTCGCATGAAGTGAAGGAGGCGATGTCCGGCTGTCTGGCCTGTAAGGCCTGCTCGACGCAGTGTCCGATCAAAATCGACGTCCCGGAGTTCCGCTCGCGCTTCCTGCAGCTTTACCACACCCGCTACCTGCGCCCGCTGCGCGACCATCTGGTGGCAACGGTCGAAACCTATGCGCCGCTGATGGCGCGGGCGCCGAAGACCTTCAACTTCTTTATTAATCAGCCGCTGGTGCGCAAGCTGTCGGCAAAACATATTGGTATGGTCGATTTGCCGCTGCTGTCGACGCCGTCGCTGCAACAGCAGATGGTGGGGCATCGCTCGGCGAACATGACGCTGGAACAGCTTGAAGCGCTGACGGATGAGCAGAAAACCAGTACGGTGCTGGTGGTGCAGGATCCGTTTACCAGTTATTACGACGCGCAGGTCGTGGCGGATTTCGTCCGTCTGGTCGAAAAACTGGGGATGCAGCCGGTTCTGCTGCCGTTCTCGCCAAACGGTAAAGCGCAGCACATCAAAGGCTTCCTGACCCGCTTTGCGAAGACCGCCAAAAAGACCTCTGAGTTTTTGAACCGCGTGGCAAAACTGGGTATGCCAATGGTCGGCGTCGATCCGGCGCTGGTGCTCTGTTATCGCGATGAGTACAGGCTGGCATTAGGTGAACAGCGCGGTGATTTCCATGTCCAACTCGCCAATGAGTGGCTGGCTACTGCACTGGCCTCGCACGAACCGCGTGACGTTAGCGGTGAATCCTGGTACTTCTTCGGTCACTGTACCGAAGTGACCGCGCTGCCGGGCGCACCTGCGCAGTGGGCGTCGATCTTTGCCCGCTTTGGCGCGAAGCTGGAAAATGTCAGCGTGGGGTGTTGCGGTATGGCCGGGACCTACGGCCATGAGGCGAAGAATCATGCGAGTTCGCTGGGCATTTACGAGTTGTCGTGGCATCAGGCGATGGAGCGACTGCCGCGCAGTCGTTGTCTCGCGACGGGATATTCCTGCCGCAGCCAGGTGAAACGCGTTGAAGGCACGGGCGTGCGCCATCCTGTGCAGGCATTACTGGAGATTATTGGATGA
- the menI gene encoding 1,4-dihydroxy-2-naphthoyl-CoA hydrolase: MIWKRKVTLDALNAMGEGNMVGLLDIRFEHIGDDTLEASMPVDGRTKQPFGLLHGGASVVLAESIGSVAGYLCTQGEQKVVGLEVNANHVRSAREGRVKGVCKAIHTGSRYQVWQIDIYDEQQRLCCTSRLTTSVV, encoded by the coding sequence ATGATCTGGAAGCGTAAAGTCACCCTCGATGCCCTCAATGCGATGGGCGAAGGGAATATGGTTGGCCTGCTGGATATTCGCTTTGAACATATCGGCGACGATACGCTTGAAGCGTCAATGCCCGTTGACGGGCGCACAAAGCAGCCGTTTGGCCTGCTACACGGCGGAGCCTCCGTCGTGCTCGCCGAAAGCATCGGTTCTGTTGCGGGTTACCTGTGTACTCAGGGTGAGCAGAAAGTGGTGGGGCTGGAGGTCAACGCTAACCACGTTCGCTCCGCGCGAGAAGGGCGCGTGAAGGGAGTCTGTAAGGCGATTCATACCGGCTCCCGGTATCAGGTCTGGCAGATTGACATTTACGATGAGCAGCAGCGACTGTGCTGTACCTCACGGTTGACCACCTCTGTTGTGTGA
- a CDS encoding YdiH family protein, with translation MTSQLDPAQLAIEFLRRDKTELSPAQYLKKLKQLELEFTDLLTLSSTELKEEIYFAWRLGVH, from the coding sequence ATGACTAGCCAACTAGACCCGGCCCAACTGGCAATTGAGTTTTTACGTCGTGATAAAACAGAGCTCTCTCCAGCCCAATACCTTAAAAAACTGAAACAACTTGAGCTCGAATTTACCGATTTACTGACGCTCTCTTCCACCGAGTTAAAAGAAGAGATCTATTTTGCCTGGCGCCTTGGCGTTCATTGA
- the sufA gene encoding Fe-S cluster assembly scaffold SufA — MELHSGTFNPDDFTWRGLTLTPAAAAHIRELVAKQPDMLGVRLGVKQTGCAGFGYVLDTVSEPEKDDLLFEFEGAKLYAPLQAMPFIDGTEVDYVREGLNQLFKFHNPKAQNECGCGESFGV; from the coding sequence ATGGAATTGCATTCAGGAACATTTAATCCGGACGATTTCACCTGGCGCGGATTGACGCTGACCCCTGCGGCAGCGGCGCATATTCGCGAACTGGTTGCAAAGCAGCCGGACATGCTGGGCGTCCGGCTGGGCGTGAAGCAGACGGGATGCGCCGGTTTTGGCTACGTGCTGGATACCGTCAGCGAGCCGGAAAAAGACGATCTGCTGTTTGAGTTTGAAGGCGCGAAGCTCTATGCCCCGCTACAGGCAATGCCGTTTATCGACGGCACGGAAGTCGATTACGTCCGCGAAGGATTAAACCAGTTATTCAAATTTCATAACCCGAAGGCCCAGAACGAATGCGGCTGTGGCGAAAGCTTTGGGGTATAG
- the sufB gene encoding Fe-S cluster assembly protein SufB: protein MSRNTEATDDVKTWTGGPLNYKEGFFTQLQTDELAKGINEEVVRAISAKRNEPEWMLAFRLNAYKAWVEMQEPHWLKAHYEKLNYQDYSYYSAPSCGNCDETCASEPGAVQQTGANAFLSKEVEAAFEQLGVPVREGREVAVDAIFDSVSVATTYREKLAEQGIIFCSFGEAIHDHPDLVKQYLGTVVPGNDNFFAALNAAVASDGTFIYVPKGVRCPMELSTYFRINAEKTGQFERTILIADEGSYVSYIEGCSAPVRDSYQLHAAVVEVIIHKDAEVKYSTVQNWFPGDNNTGGILNFVTKRALCEGENSKMSWTQSETGSAITWKYPSCILRGDNSIGEFYSVALTSGHQQADTGTKMIHIGKNTRSTIISKGISAGHSQNSYRGLVKIMPTATNARNFTQCDSMLIGADCGAHTFPYVECRNNSAQLEHEATTSRIGEDQLFYCLQRGISEEDAISMIVNGFCKDVFSELPLEFAVEAQKLLAISLEHSVG from the coding sequence ATGTCTCGTAATACTGAAGCAACTGACGATGTCAAAACCTGGACCGGCGGCCCTCTGAATTATAAGGAGGGTTTCTTTACCCAACTGCAAACGGATGAGCTGGCGAAAGGGATCAACGAAGAGGTAGTCCGCGCCATTTCGGCTAAACGTAATGAACCTGAGTGGATGCTGGCGTTTCGCCTCAATGCCTATAAAGCCTGGGTTGAAATGCAGGAGCCGCACTGGCTGAAAGCGCACTATGAGAAGCTGAATTATCAGGACTACAGCTACTATTCCGCGCCTTCGTGTGGGAATTGTGATGAGACCTGCGCGTCAGAACCGGGGGCGGTACAGCAAACCGGGGCGAATGCTTTTCTCAGTAAAGAGGTGGAGGCTGCCTTTGAACAGCTCGGGGTGCCGGTACGCGAAGGCCGTGAAGTGGCGGTCGACGCCATTTTTGACTCCGTTTCCGTCGCCACCACCTATCGTGAAAAACTGGCGGAACAGGGGATCATATTCTGCTCTTTCGGCGAGGCGATTCACGATCATCCCGATCTGGTTAAACAGTATCTTGGCACCGTCGTCCCCGGCAACGATAACTTTTTCGCCGCACTGAATGCGGCGGTCGCCTCTGATGGCACCTTTATCTATGTGCCGAAAGGTGTGCGCTGCCCGATGGAGCTTTCTACCTATTTTCGCATTAACGCCGAGAAGACCGGACAGTTTGAGCGCACGATCCTGATAGCGGATGAAGGCAGCTATGTGAGCTATATCGAGGGCTGTTCAGCGCCGGTGCGCGACAGCTATCAGCTCCATGCGGCGGTGGTGGAAGTGATCATCCATAAAGACGCCGAGGTGAAATATTCCACCGTTCAGAACTGGTTCCCTGGCGATAACAACACCGGCGGGATTCTGAACTTCGTTACCAAACGCGCGCTGTGCGAGGGTGAGAACAGCAAAATGTCGTGGACCCAGTCGGAAACCGGATCGGCAATTACCTGGAAATACCCAAGCTGTATTCTGCGCGGCGACAACTCCATCGGTGAATTTTATTCGGTGGCGCTGACCAGCGGGCATCAGCAGGCGGATACCGGCACCAAGATGATCCACATCGGCAAAAACACCCGCTCGACCATTATCTCGAAGGGGATTTCTGCCGGACACAGCCAGAACAGCTATCGTGGTCTGGTCAAAATCATGCCCACGGCGACCAACGCCCGTAACTTCACCCAGTGCGACTCAATGCTGATTGGCGCCGACTGCGGGGCGCATACCTTCCCGTATGTCGAATGCCGTAACAACAGCGCGCAGCTGGAGCACGAAGCAACCACCTCGCGGATTGGTGAAGATCAGCTTTTCTATTGCCTGCAGCGCGGCATCAGCGAAGAGGATGCGATCTCGATGATTGTCAACGGCTTCTGTAAGGACGTGTTCTCTGAGTTGCCGCTGGAGTTTGCCGTTGAAGCGCAAAAATTATTAGCCATTAGCCTTGAACACAGCGTCGGTTAA
- the sufC gene encoding Fe-S cluster assembly ATPase SufC, which translates to MLTIKDLQVSVEEKAILRGLSLEVRPGEVHAIMGPNGSGKSTLSATLAGREDYEITGGSVTFKGKDLLDLAPEERAGEGIFMAFQYPVEIPGVSNQFFLQTALNAVRTYRGQESLDRFDFQDLMEEKIALLKMPEDLLTRSVNVGFSGGEKKRNDILQMAVLEPELCILDESDSGLDIDALKVVADGVNSLRDGKRSFIIVTHYQRILDYIKPDFVHVLYQGRIVKSGDFTLVKQLEEQGYGWLTEQQ; encoded by the coding sequence ATGTTAACGATTAAAGATTTACAGGTCAGTGTGGAAGAGAAAGCGATCCTGCGCGGGTTGAGTCTCGAGGTTCGTCCGGGGGAAGTGCATGCCATTATGGGACCGAACGGTTCCGGGAAAAGTACGCTCTCTGCGACGCTGGCAGGGCGTGAAGATTACGAAATCACCGGCGGGTCGGTGACGTTTAAAGGGAAAGACTTGCTCGATCTGGCGCCGGAAGAGAGAGCGGGTGAAGGTATCTTTATGGCCTTCCAGTATCCGGTGGAAATTCCCGGCGTCAGCAACCAGTTTTTCCTGCAAACGGCGCTCAATGCGGTGCGCACTTATCGCGGCCAGGAATCGCTCGATCGCTTCGATTTTCAGGATCTGATGGAAGAGAAAATCGCGCTGTTGAAGATGCCGGAAGACCTGTTAACCCGCTCAGTGAACGTCGGCTTTTCCGGCGGCGAGAAGAAGCGCAACGACATTCTGCAAATGGCGGTGCTGGAGCCGGAACTGTGTATTCTTGATGAATCGGATTCCGGGCTGGATATTGATGCGTTGAAAGTGGTTGCCGATGGCGTCAACTCACTGCGCGACGGTAAGCGCTCGTTCATTATTGTCACCCACTATCAGCGTATCCTTGACTATATCAAACCTGATTTTGTCCACGTCCTGTATCAGGGACGGATTGTGAAGTCTGGCGATTTCACGCTGGTCAAACAACTGGAGGAGCAGGGATATGGCTGGCTTACCGAACAGCAGTAA
- the sufD gene encoding Fe-S cluster assembly protein SufD: MAGLPNSSNALQQWHHLFEAQGETRSHQAQQHLQQVLRLGLPTRKHENWKYTPLEGLTNSLFVSRYADVTPAQRDALALNVDTLRLVFVDGQFSPALSDNLDNSGFEVAINDERQTLPTAVQPEVFLHLTESLARGVTHIRVKRNQRPAKPLLLMHITQGVSAEEVNTAHYRHHLELEEGAEATIIEHYVSLNDARHFTGARLTMNVAANAHLHHIKLAFENPLSHHFAHNDILLAADASAHSHSFLLGDAVLRHNTSTQLNGENTTLRINSLAMPVKNEVCDTRTWLEHNKGYCNSRQLHKTIVSDKGRAVFNGLINVAQHAVKTDGQMTNNNLLLGKLAEVDTKPQLEIYADDVKCSHGATVGRIDDEQMFYLRSRGITQRDAQQMILYAFAAELTEALNDEALKHQVLARIGQRLPGGVA; encoded by the coding sequence ATGGCTGGCTTACCGAACAGCAGTAATGCGCTGCAGCAATGGCATCATCTGTTTGAAGCGCAGGGCGAGACGCGCTCACATCAGGCGCAACAGCATCTCCAGCAGGTTCTGCGCCTGGGGCTGCCAACGCGCAAGCATGAGAACTGGAAATATACGCCGCTGGAAGGCCTCACCAACAGCCTGTTCGTCAGTCGCTATGCCGATGTTACCCCGGCGCAGCGCGACGCGTTAGCGCTCAACGTTGATACGCTGCGACTGGTGTTTGTCGACGGTCAATTCAGTCCGGCGCTCAGCGACAACCTGGACAACAGCGGCTTTGAGGTGGCGATCAACGATGAGCGCCAGACCCTGCCGACCGCGGTACAGCCGGAGGTGTTTTTGCATCTCACGGAAAGCCTGGCGCGCGGCGTAACGCATATCCGCGTTAAGCGTAACCAGCGTCCGGCAAAACCATTGCTGCTGATGCACATCACCCAGGGCGTATCCGCTGAGGAAGTGAACACGGCGCACTATCGCCATCACCTTGAGCTGGAGGAAGGCGCGGAAGCGACAATTATTGAACATTACGTCAGTCTGAATGATGCCCGACATTTCACCGGCGCGCGCCTGACCATGAACGTGGCGGCAAACGCGCACCTGCATCACATTAAGCTGGCGTTTGAAAATCCGCTCAGCCATCACTTCGCCCATAACGATATTTTGCTGGCGGCGGATGCCTCGGCCCACAGCCACAGCTTTCTGCTCGGCGATGCCGTACTGCGTCATAACACCAGTACCCAACTGAACGGAGAGAACACGACGCTCAGGATCAACAGCCTGGCGATGCCGGTGAAAAATGAGGTCTGCGATACCCGCACCTGGCTTGAGCACAACAAAGGCTACTGCAACAGCCGACAACTGCATAAAACCATCGTCAGCGATAAGGGCCGTGCGGTGTTTAACGGGTTGATTAACGTTGCCCAACACGCTGTCAAAACGGACGGGCAGATGACGAACAACAACCTGCTGCTCGGGAAGCTCGCGGAGGTGGATACCAAACCGCAGCTGGAGATCTACGCCGATGACGTGAAGTGCAGTCACGGGGCGACGGTAGGGCGCATTGACGATGAGCAGATGTTCTACCTGCGTTCGCGCGGGATAACGCAACGGGATGCGCAGCAGATGATCCTTTATGCCTTTGCCGCAGAACTGACGGAAGCGCTGAATGACGAAGCGCTAAAACACCAGGTGCTGGCGCGGATAGGCCAGCGTTTGCCGGGAGGCGTAGCATGA
- the sufS gene encoding cysteine desulfurase SufS — MTFPIDNVRADFPVLTREVNGLPLAYLDSAASAQKPAQVIDAEAEFYRHGYAAVHRGIHTLSAQATERMENVRKLASLFINARSAEELVFVRGTTEGINLVANSWGPENVHAGDNIIISEMEHHANIVPWQMLCARVGAELRVIPLNADGTLQQGVLPTLFDEKTRLLAIAHVSNVLGTENPIAEMTALAHQHGAKVLVDGAQAVMHHPVDVQALDCDFYVFSGHKLYGPTGIGVLYVKEALLQQMPPWEGGGSMIATVSLTQGTTWAKAPWCFEAGTPNTGGIIGFGAALEYVSALGLEAIGEYEQNLMHYALEQLATVPDLTLYGPTDRLGVIAFNLGKHHAYDVGSFLDNYGIAVRTGHHCAMPLMAFYQVPAMCRASLAMYNTHEEVDRLVTGLQRIHRLLG; from the coding sequence ATGACATTTCCCATCGACAACGTGCGTGCGGATTTCCCCGTCCTCACGCGTGAAGTGAACGGCCTGCCGCTGGCGTATCTCGACAGCGCCGCCAGCGCGCAGAAACCGGCACAGGTGATTGACGCAGAAGCCGAGTTTTATCGTCACGGCTATGCGGCGGTGCACCGGGGGATCCACACCCTCAGCGCCCAGGCGACCGAAAGAATGGAAAACGTGCGCAAACTGGCGTCGCTGTTTATTAACGCGCGCTCGGCGGAAGAACTGGTCTTTGTGCGCGGCACGACGGAGGGCATTAACCTGGTCGCCAACAGTTGGGGGCCAGAGAACGTCCATGCAGGCGATAACATCATCATCAGTGAGATGGAGCACCATGCCAACATTGTGCCCTGGCAGATGCTGTGCGCGCGGGTGGGGGCAGAACTGCGGGTGATTCCGCTGAACGCCGACGGCACATTGCAACAGGGCGTCCTGCCCACTCTGTTTGATGAGAAAACCCGACTGCTGGCGATCGCTCACGTCTCTAACGTGCTGGGCACTGAAAACCCGATCGCCGAAATGACCGCGCTGGCGCATCAGCATGGCGCGAAAGTGCTGGTGGACGGTGCGCAGGCAGTGATGCACCACCCGGTAGACGTTCAGGCGCTGGACTGCGATTTTTACGTCTTCTCGGGCCACAAGCTGTATGGTCCGACCGGCATTGGCGTGCTCTATGTCAAAGAGGCGCTGTTGCAACAGATGCCGCCATGGGAAGGGGGCGGGTCGATGATCGCCACTGTCAGCCTGACGCAGGGCACCACCTGGGCGAAAGCGCCGTGGTGCTTCGAAGCGGGGACGCCGAATACCGGCGGGATCATCGGTTTTGGCGCGGCGCTGGAGTATGTTTCAGCGCTGGGGCTGGAGGCAATTGGTGAGTACGAACAGAACCTGATGCACTATGCGCTGGAGCAACTGGCGACGGTGCCGGATCTCACGCTGTATGGACCGACTGACCGGCTTGGCGTGATCGCCTTTAATCTCGGGAAACATCACGCGTATGACGTCGGCAGTTTTCTCGATAATTACGGGATCGCCGTGCGAACCGGACACCACTGCGCAATGCCGCTGATGGCTTTTTATCAGGTGCCGGCGATGTGTCGGGCGTCGCTGGCAATGTACAACACCCATGAAGAAGTGGATCGCCTGGTGACAGGTTTGCAACGTATTCATCGCTTGCTGGGATAA
- the sufE gene encoding cysteine desulfuration protein SufE, whose product MAALPDKEKLLRNFQRCANWEEKYLYIIELGQRLPEISAADRCAENTIQGCQSQVWIVMRQNAQGVIELQGDSDAAIVKGLIAVVFILYHQMTAQDIVNFDVRPWFEHMALAQHLTPSRSQGLEAMIRAIRTKAATLS is encoded by the coding sequence ATGGCCGCGCTGCCGGATAAAGAAAAATTGTTGCGTAATTTTCAGCGTTGCGCTAATTGGGAAGAGAAGTATCTGTACATCATTGAACTGGGACAGCGACTGCCGGAGATATCCGCCGCGGACCGCTGTGCTGAAAATACGATTCAGGGATGTCAGAGCCAGGTCTGGATAGTGATGCGTCAGAATGCGCAAGGCGTTATTGAACTGCAGGGCGACAGTGATGCTGCCATTGTGAAAGGACTGATTGCCGTCGTCTTCATTTTGTATCACCAGATGACGGCTCAGGACATCGTGAATTTTGATGTGCGGCCGTGGTTCGAACACATGGCGCTCGCGCAGCATCTCACTCCGTCTCGTTCGCAGGGGCTGGAAGCAATGATTCGCGCGATCCGTACCAAAGCCGCAACTCTTAGCTAA
- the ldtE gene encoding L,D-transpeptidase LdtE, with protein MKRASLITLMLIGAYSAIQAAWAVDYPLPPAGSRLVGQNQTYTVQEGDKNLQAIARRFDTAAMLILEANNTIAPVPKPGTLITIPSQLLLPDAPREGIIVNLAELRLYYYPPGENIVQVYPIGIGLQGLETPVMETRVGQKIPNPTWTPTAGIRKRSLERGITLPPVVPAGPNNPLGLFALRLAHGNGEYLIHGTSQPDSVGLRVSSGCIRMNAPDIKALFSQVRPGTPVKVINEPVKYSVEPNGLRYVEVHRPLSPEEEQNVQTMPYVLPVGFSQFKATKEVDDGLVEKALYRRAGYPVTVSAGQTPVAMAAPTVQSAQNGSVQEETQTQ; from the coding sequence ATGAAACGCGCGTCTCTTATTACTCTTATGCTTATCGGCGCTTACAGCGCCATACAGGCCGCCTGGGCGGTGGATTATCCCTTACCGCCAGCGGGCAGTCGTCTTGTTGGGCAGAATCAAACGTACACGGTGCAGGAAGGCGATAAAAACCTTCAGGCGATAGCCCGTCGTTTTGATACTGCCGCCATGCTCATTCTGGAGGCGAATAATACCATTGCTCCTGTGCCAAAGCCGGGCACCCTGATAACGATCCCGTCACAGCTGCTGCTGCCCGATGCGCCGCGTGAAGGCATTATCGTCAATCTGGCTGAACTGCGTCTGTACTACTATCCGCCGGGAGAAAATATCGTCCAGGTATACCCGATCGGTATCGGCTTGCAGGGACTGGAAACGCCGGTGATGGAAACCCGCGTGGGGCAGAAAATCCCGAATCCAACCTGGACGCCGACGGCAGGCATTCGTAAGCGCTCTCTGGAGCGCGGCATTACGTTGCCGCCGGTGGTCCCCGCCGGACCCAATAACCCGCTGGGGCTCTTTGCACTGCGTCTGGCGCACGGTAATGGCGAGTATCTCATTCATGGCACCAGTCAGCCTGACAGCGTCGGTCTGCGCGTCAGTTCAGGGTGTATCCGGATGAACGCTCCGGACATCAAAGCGTTGTTCTCTCAGGTCAGACCGGGAACGCCGGTGAAAGTGATTAACGAGCCGGTGAAATACTCCGTAGAGCCGAACGGTCTGCGCTACGTTGAGGTCCATCGACCGCTGTCGCCGGAAGAAGAGCAAAACGTGCAGACAATGCCGTATGTGCTGCCAGTTGGGTTCAGCCAGTTTAAGGCGACGAAAGAGGTGGATGACGGTCTGGTGGAAAAAGCGCTGTATCGCCGGGCGGGGTATCCGGTGACCGTGTCCGCCGGGCAAACGCCGGTTGCTATGGCAGCACCGACTGTTCAGTCAGCGCAGAACGGTTCAGTACAGGAAGAGACGCAGACACAGTAG
- the lpp gene encoding murein lipoprotein Lpp: MNRTKLVLGAVILGSTLLAGCSSNAKIDQLSSDVQTLNAKVDQLSNDVNAMRSDVQAAKDDAARANQRLDNQATKYRK; this comes from the coding sequence ATGAATCGTACTAAACTGGTACTGGGCGCGGTAATCCTGGGTTCTACTCTGCTGGCTGGTTGCTCCAGCAACGCTAAAATCGATCAGCTGTCTTCTGACGTTCAGACTCTGAACGCTAAAGTTGACCAGCTGAGCAACGACGTGAACGCAATGCGTTCCGACGTTCAGGCTGCTAAAGATGACGCAGCTCGCGCTAACCAGCGTCTGGACAACCAGGCTACTAAATACCGTAAGTAA